One stretch of Pseudomonadota bacterium DNA includes these proteins:
- a CDS encoding phosphatase PAP2 family protein: MVKLLKILMPVEYVLVLFGALTCALYRYFDLLMPGQPGAGATSGPLLFYLKQFLTCLDLYALVLLAAIFLKLIGEVRRVNWKFRAVAWRPFWLKTLERFTLGQIFQDIRFFHAVLLMFVEFALLKNLVPHVNARLYDDLFIASDRYLCGGMVCSEVLFKLWGASALDQISKHYFWYYPYMSLTAFTFIAVAPRRLAQEYLCGFVLLFLVGIIWIYAVPTLGPVYIYPELFRFMQGGEISGLQESLWRMRDLLSENPGSQEGVFMISGFPSLHVAVAIMGSIYLRHIHPLLSWLSWIFTLLIFNSTIYLGWHYLLDDLGSVLLVALCIPLAKRVSWRWWGGTDVSPV, encoded by the coding sequence ATGGTAAAGCTCTTAAAAATTCTGATGCCGGTTGAGTATGTATTGGTGCTCTTTGGGGCGCTTACATGTGCGCTTTACAGATATTTTGATCTCTTGATGCCGGGGCAGCCTGGGGCTGGGGCTACGAGCGGGCCCCTTCTGTTTTATCTAAAGCAGTTTCTTACCTGTCTCGATTTATATGCACTCGTTCTGCTCGCCGCTATTTTTCTGAAGCTTATAGGGGAGGTTCGTCGAGTTAATTGGAAGTTTAGAGCGGTCGCATGGAGACCGTTCTGGTTAAAGACCCTTGAGCGCTTTACGCTTGGCCAGATATTTCAAGATATTCGCTTCTTCCACGCGGTGCTCCTTATGTTTGTCGAATTTGCACTGCTCAAGAACTTGGTTCCGCACGTAAACGCACGATTATATGACGATCTATTTATAGCCTCAGATCGTTACTTATGTGGCGGGATGGTGTGCTCTGAGGTGCTGTTTAAGCTCTGGGGCGCGAGTGCTCTTGATCAGATCTCTAAGCATTATTTTTGGTACTATCCCTACATGTCCCTGACCGCCTTTACCTTTATTGCGGTAGCTCCAAGGCGCTTGGCACAGGAGTATCTGTGCGGATTTGTGCTATTGTTCCTAGTTGGGATTATCTGGATTTATGCCGTTCCTACCCTTGGCCCAGTGTACATATATCCTGAACTGTTTAGGTTTATGCAGGGAGGAGAGATCTCCGGGTTGCAGGAAAGCCTGTGGAGGATGCGTGACCTACTCAGTGAAAATCCAGGGAGTCAGGAGGGGGTCTTTATGATCTCTGGGTTTCCGAGTTTGCATGTAGCTGTGGCGATCATGGGCAGCATTTATTTGAGACATATTCACCCCCTGCTTTCTTGGTTAAGTTGGATCTTTACTCTCTTAATCTTTAACAGCACGATCTACCTCGGCTGGCACTATCTACTCGATGATCTCGGATCCGTGCTACTGGTTGCGCTATGCATACCACTTGCTAAGCGTGTCTCATGGAGATGGTGGGGAGGAACGGATGTCAGTCCCGTTTGA